tatcctaacaCTCTAAATTTAAATACAATGTGTTCATCTATCACTAGATGATAATATTTTAATAGAGATATAGTATTAGACAACATAGAAGAAACAAGTGTCATTTTAACGTGGCATTCGAAACCAACTTACATCGGCTATGAAATTTTATtaggaaaattggaaccatgccattataattttgtaaaatttgagatatgtcatcctgacccacatgtcattgactcatgtgggttctagatgtcattgagataccgatgacatatctcaaactttgcaaatttataatggcatggttccaatttacccAATTTTTATTTCTACGTCAACAAAGAGACAAAGCACAAAACAATTGTAAAGGGAAGCTTAAAGCGGGCGCAAGATCTGAAAAATGACTATAGCAAAGGTTTACTATGTTCGTTGGTCTCACAAATGACAAACACGAAAAAAACGTTGCGTCAGCTCATACGTCTGCCGTGGCCACAGCTCTCCAGATCCGTTGAACCTTAGCATGTGCTACTTTATTACGCAGAGAAACTAATCCACATCAACACACCATCACTCGCACAAAACACACTAATAAATGAATTCACACAATCCTAAGCATCATATTTTATCAATCCGTTTAAAAACCATTGAAAACGTAACAGCGATACACATAGATTCTCAACAAGATGAACACACAGGTGCCactctttttccccattgtgaGCCAACAGCTATAACGGTTTACTACATGGGACACCATTTCTTTCCCAATCATTCGTGCTTGGTCACAGTCACCCGATGATTTTGTCCGGTCTCCGCGTCCGGGCCCACCTGACAGGCGTGCCCGACCCTCGGATCAGatcggacggcccagatcgatCTGCCCCGCCATTTTCATAAACGCCACCGCCCGCACGAATCGGAAGACTCGAGAGGGGCGGTCCATCCACGTGAGGAGGACACAGTTGCAAATTTCCAAATCCAAaccctcgtcggcgtcgtcaccgtggcggcgacggcggcggcggcggcgatggtgcccGCCGGGGGCGGGGGAGGGGAGCTGGAGAGGAGGGTGATGGCGGCGCTGAAGGCGTCGGAGGCGCGTGGGGACCAGCCGCTGGTGTGGGCGGTGGAGGTGGCCCGCGTCGTCGCCGGGGAGGGGGCGGGGCTCCCCAGCGCGGACCTCGCCGGGATCCTCGTCTCCAACCTCTGCTTCGCGCACAACTCCCCCTCGCTGTGGAAGCTCGTCGGCCACGCCGTGGCCTCCCGCCTCCTCTGCCCGCTCCACGTCCTCGCGCTCCTCACCCCGAGGTCGGCGGGGGTCCCCTTTTCCCAGTTCGTTCGTGGCGCGGATTCGGTGATCTTCCCAAGCATTTTGTGAGTGACTCCTTGGCGATGGTGGGTTTTTGCAGGGTGCTGCCGCAGCGGCGGGCGCAGCCTGAGGCGTACCGGCTCTACCTGGAGTTGCTGAGAAGTAACGTCACATCCTCCTTTCTCTCCATGGAGGCCGGGCCTAATCGAGACAAGTAAGAGTTCTGCTTTGGAATGTGACATCGGAAAGTGTGCGGTCATGAACTTTCTCAAGGGCACAGCACAATCAGTAGCTATGATTGAATTTTGAACTGGCTCGAAATCACGAAATCTCATGATTTTTGATCGGTTTTCAACAAAATTGTAAACCCTGCACCGCCAAATTCAAAGTAGGGGTATACTGCAATTGCCTGTACTTCTGTAGTATGAACAACAGAGCAGAACGTACTAGTCGCTTGTATCCTGCTGGATGTTGCTAAAATGGaattgctgtttttttttcctcaggaTAACAAAGTCCATCGATGATGCTTTGCAACTGTCAAAGATTTATGGATTTTCTGGAATCGACAATGGACATGTCATCATTttctttatgatgtttgtaatcACCAAACTGATCGATTGCACACTTGAAGACTGTGGCTTTCCATCCGGGCTGACAGAGGAGCAGGGGAGCATTTACGCTATTGAAGGGCCACAGGATATGGACTTAGATGTCAAAGGGGTTTCAACTGAGAAGCAAAACGAGCACCGTGCACAACTACGCCGGAAGAACACTGTTATGGCTTTAGATGTGTTGATTATGATGGTTGCTGATAGGAAGATCCAATCATTTCTGCGCTTGATATTCCTGAACATGTAAGTCATGCTCAGTTAGAGGAAATTGCTATCCAAATATCCAattctaagttttttttttattgattcaTATCATCGCAAATTTCCTAAGAACCTTTAAAGAATACACCTTTTCTCCTGACATACTTTGTGCGTGACGCACATTACAAATGCCTGCTAATGAGACAGTTTTTCTAGGTTAGGCCTGAAAAGTTCAGTGTGTTAAGCCAGAGGTTGAGCTTGGTTGAAGCTCACAAAATGGAATTGGAGACACTATTGACTGCTAATCATAAAATTGATGATCTGTTGATGAATATGTGGAGGGTTAGCAATACAGCCTATCAACCAAACAACAAAAGGCTTTTGGGTGTTCTTGGTAACATGAAATATGGTGGCTCCATGCTGGGCCAGTTTACTGGAGCTGGGAGAGCTGCATGCTGGGTTATATTTGACATATATGTTGAGAATGCAATTGATGGAAAACATCTAAGCGCCATATCTGCTATCGAGGTTCTGAAAGGTGTGCATACACAATCCGATTAATTGACATAAATTTTGCCTTTGTTTTTCTGTATTCATTCTTTAAAATGGCTGCAATACATTGAACTATCTGTGTGCCGTGAGTTCATCTTAAATGTTGGCTAGCAATGTCGATGAACATGGTTTTTGTAACCAACACCGCCTTACTGTCAATTCTTTATGAGATAACATGTTTTTATTGACTAATATCATGTTGCTCTTAATCAGAAATGACCAAGACACTCCAAGCAATTAATGAGGCGAGTTGGCAGGAAACCTTTAAAGCTCTTTGGATTTCTGCCCTTCGCCTTGTACAGCGGGTAAATAGACCTTTTCTGTATTGGCTATTATTGTtgaatacacacacacacacacacacacacacacacacacacacttctaTTGTGTCTCACATGTAAATGTTCTAAATAGGCTAGAGAACCTCTCGAAGGACCAATTCCTCATCTAGATTCAAGACTATGCATGCTATTAGCTCTTATTCCATTATCAATTGGTGCAATTCTTAAAGAAGAAACTGATGTCCATGGAGCTCAAGGAAGCAAAAGTCTTCCAAAAACATCAGGACTTGTATCATCACTCCAGGATTTGATCCAGTATTCAGGACTTCTAGTACCTCCTTCATCAGTGGTAAATGCAGCCAATGCTGCAGCCTCAAAAGCAGCAGCATTTAAGGCCAACTATAAGTCTGGAGGTGGCAACCCTGGCATGATGGGCCAAAATGACTCTTCGACAAAAACTGGTACACTTCTGATACTCAATTGAGATTTGATCTTATCCATAATATTCTCCGTGTCTATATATACTTCACATTTTTCTTCGTTGACACGAGTATCCATGCCTTTGTGTTAGTGGTGAtagtagagattttttttttaaaataacaatCTTTCTTTGTTCACAAATACTcgcatctttctttctttcacaTCTTTTATAGATTGGCACTACCACTTTTCCTTTTTGTTCTATAtgcaaatatatttatttttgtatGTAAAGTTGTTTAGGCCTTTTGTTCTTACCATCTATCCCTTTTCAGTTGGGAATATGCTACATCTTATAGTTGAAGCCTGTATTTCAAGGAATTTGATTGATACATCTTCTTACTTATGGCCCGGCTATGTTGTATCATCTGGGCATTTGAAAGATGCGACATTACCCCAAGAATCCCCCTGGTTAAACTTTATGCAAGGAGCACCACTTTCAGGTCCACTTATTGATGCTCTGATTGCTACTCCTGCTTCAAGGTATGCAGTTATACTAGCAGCGAGTAACTTAGTatagaaaattataaattttatgGGCTGGTTTGCTGCACTGCAATTTTTAAGAAAGAATACTACCTATTGCACAACGAGTTATACCCCTGGCTAAGCAAACTCTCTGAATTCTTCAGGTCAAGTGTGTtggatgcaaaaaaaaaaaagaaaagaaaagaaaatccaaTGTGTGCTGAACTTTCCAGGTTTACATGTCaggaaattatatatttttatgacaAAAATGGAAATTTAATTCAATCGAAGCCATTCACCATTAGGAGTTTGGCCTTGAATGGTTACACTTACATCATTGATGCTACTAAGTTCCTCATCTGAACCGAAGAACTACATTAGTTCCTTACATCTCTCTGTATGATATGGTGGATATCCATATTATTAGAGCATTTTCCAGTGCATGCATTGCCCTGTAATGTCCGATTGGAAACTATCCTGGAGATGGAGTAGTTCAATCGTAGCCATCAATACTTCTCTCTGGGAGACGACACTCTGAGAGTTGGGGGGAACAGATCCCCAAACCTTTCCTAAGATCCATCTACATTGATCTTTACTATCTCCTTGCTCTATGACCTCAATATCCTTACGGTCACTTATTTGGCAACCTTTTGGTTTTCACATGTTAGAGCCTGCTTGAAAACCAGCAAATGAATAGTAGCCAAGTGAACCACTTATCCTGCAGCTAGGAACTTTTTCCTATTACCACTTTGCTGCGTGTAGACAACCAATGCCACAAGCAAGATGATAACTTAAATGTGTAACGCTTCTGCCATTTTCCAAACAACGTAAACATTAAGATATACTCTGAAACAATTGGAGCTTGAATTTTAGAAAAGACACTAGGACTAGCACTTCACGTTTAGGAACTCCATTTTTAAGCTGATTCTTCTCGATTCAATGATTCTTTTTATTTCCCAATTCATGCTCATTTTTTTGGTCTATTGACTGGCATTGTCATGTTCCTGCCTTAATTTGAAATTCTGTTTCAGCACCACAGAATTGGATAGGTTATATCACATAGCATTAAATGGTTCAGAGGAGGAAAAATCAGCTGCTGCAAAAATTCTTTGTGGTGCATCATTTGTTTGTGGTTGGAATATCCAGGTACCTTTATTTTAGATTAATTATATTGTGTAAAGAAGTTTGGAAATTGTTTATATTGCCATTTCAACTTTTATGTTCATATGGTTAAAAAAATCTCACCTTATTGATACAATTTAACTGAAATACAATTCAATCGCATTTGATGTGTCTACTACTGCCATGGCCATGTCCACATGCAAATTCGTCTTTCCTATTCTTTCCTATATGATGTATGCCTTATCTTACTGCACGCTTACAAGTGGTCATGCCCCTGATTTGACCTTGTGCTTATGAGCAAGCCAAAAAGGTTCATTTGCACTTGCATACTTTTTAACCTAAAATGatgattatttaaattttacttGTCGTCTCAGGAATATGTGGTCCGCATGGTGGTCAAGCTATTATCACCTCCATTGCCCTCAAATTCCTCAACACAGGGCAGCATGAGCCACTACCTTGCTCAGATGTCTACATTAAATGCACTCTTGCTTGGTATTTCTTATGGTGATGCTATCCACATTATTTCTTTGTATGGAATGGTGAGCAATACATCATGTACTATCACCTGCACAATTTATTCTCAAAATATCAAACTGGTGAATGTTTTGcatagtttttttattcattaTAGTTCCTTTATTTTAATCTTctgaaaggggaaaaaaatatccTCCTGATTTGTTCTTCACTTCTCCTCAAAGTAAAAATTATGGAACTGCCTACAAATCAATGCAGCTGCTGTAAGGCCACAGGCAAATTATTAAACATGGGAGCTGATCTTGTGTAGTCTTATATATCCTCAATTTCAAATCTTCTACAGTTTGCCTCTCATTGCTAACATTTTATCTTCTTATTCTTTTGTAGTTGTTGTTGCAGTAAGCTGTAATGTCTATCATTTGTTGTTGCTAACAGTTAATGACTGCCATAGCTTACCGTGTCGTTTGGTCcccatatcttttttttttgtgagagcCATTGTACATGATATACTGAaaccatatattaatattttactTATGACTAGCATAATGGTATACACACATTCATTACATGATACATGATTATTTTCATGTCTATATCATATTAGCTATTATGCTA
The window above is part of the Oryza sativa Japonica Group chromosome 7, ASM3414082v1 genome. Proteins encoded here:
- the LOC4344305 gene encoding mediator of RNA polymerase II transcription subunit 33A encodes the protein MVPAGGGGGELERRVMAALKASEARGDQPLVWAVEVARVVAGEGAGLPSADLAGILVSNLCFAHNSPSLWKLVGHAVASRLLCPLHVLALLTPRVLPQRRAQPEAYRLYLELLRSNVTSSFLSMEAGPNRDKITKSIDDALQLSKIYGFSGIDNGHVIIFFMMFVITKLIDCTLEDCGFPSGLTEEQGSIYAIEGPQDMDLDVKGVSTEKQNEHRAQLRRKNTVMALDVLIMMVADRKIQSFLRLIFLNMPEKFSVLSQRLSLVEAHKMELETLLTANHKIDDLLMNMWRVSNTAYQPNNKRLLGVLGNMKYGGSMLGQFTGAGRAACWVIFDIYVENAIDGKHLSAISAIEVLKEMTKTLQAINEASWQETFKALWISALRLVQRAREPLEGPIPHLDSRLCMLLALIPLSIGAILKEETDVHGAQGSKSLPKTSGLVSSLQDLIQYSGLLVPPSSVVNAANAAASKAAAFKANYKSGGGNPGMMGQNDSSTKTVGNMLHLIVEACISRNLIDTSSYLWPGYVVSSGHLKDATLPQESPWLNFMQGAPLSGPLIDALIATPASSTTELDRLYHIALNGSEEEKSAAAKILCGASFVCGWNIQEYVVRMVVKLLSPPLPSNSSTQGSMSHYLAQMSTLNALLLGISYGDAIHIISLYGMVPDVAAALMPICEVFGSIPPPSNHKPAIVGEISVYSVFSCAFLCLLRLWKFYKPPQEYCLAGRGGSVRLELTLDYLLLMRNNHIDFANSSASSRNSSNNIGPLNEVPAQPLYIDSFPKLRAWYFQNQACIASTLSGLCNKNPVHQVANKILSMICRKMNKPVVSSGNLSSTSSSSVSGSSVSTPDDYQRPTVPAWEFLEAVPFVLEAVLTACAHGRFSSRDLTTSLRDLVDFLPASIAAIVSYFLAEITRGIWKMVPMNGTEWPSPGASLHSIEAEIKEILASAGIQIPSCYPRGVPPMLPLPMAALVSLTITFKLDKSSEYIHAISGQALENCAGGSSWPSMPIIAALWTQKVRRWHDFIILSCLRSPFGRDKDAVAQLIQSCFSSFLRSSCSGSDFTANRGVGALMGDAITGQGLQLPMAPGFIYLRTCRTFHDTYFVSEVILKQVIEWADKLANGFSSSGPPQLKSGRTPLSSAACMAHQVAMLGGGLLCVAGGPLLVQVLYEETLPTLLLSAREESMKDPGPVSSTLQGYAMANMLFFCGSLLWGAERTSPVMKLSFLSRRPRVVGNHMDFMAGVLDGHILLGCDHGTWKAYVSRFVFLVVKFVPSWLRDIKLDTLKKIASGLRSWNEHDLALALLERGGPQAISTVVDTLL